In Physeter macrocephalus isolate SW-GA chromosome 9, ASM283717v5, whole genome shotgun sequence, the DNA window atgtctatttaggtcttctgcccattactggactgggttgtttgttttttttaaatattgagctgcatgagctgtttatatattttggagattaatcctttgtccattgtttcgtttgcaaatattttctcccattctgagggttgtcttttcgtccttTCGTCTGGTTTatgattcctttgctgtgcaaaagctttgaaatttcattaggtcccatttgtttatttttgtttttatttccattactctaggaggtaatGCCAGTGgtcgtttgatagggattgcattgaatctgtagattgctttgggtagtatagtcatttttcacagtattgattctccaatccaagaacatggtatatctctccatctgtttgtgtcatctttgatttctttcatcagtgtcttatagttttctgagtacaggtcttttacctccttaggtaggtttattcctaggtattttattctttttgttgcaatggtgaatgggattgtttccttaatttctctttctaatcttttgttgttagtgtataggaatgcaagggatttctatacattaattttgtatcctgcaactttaccaaattcattgattagctctagtagttttctggtggcatctttaggattctccacgtataacatcatgtcatctgcaaacagtgataattttactttttcttttccaatttgtattccttttatttctttttcttctcagattgctgtggctaggacttccaaaactatgtgtttgttgttagtgtataggaatgcaagggatttctatacattaattttgtatcctgcaactttaccaaattcattgattagctctagtagttttctggtggcatctttaggattctccacgtataacatcatgtcatctgcaaacagtgataattttactttttcttttccaatttgtattccttttatttctttttcttctcagattgctgtggctaggacttccaaaactatgtggaataatagtggcgagagtggacattcttgtcttgttcctgatcttagaggaaatgcttccagttttttacgattgagaatgatgtttgctgtgggtttatcacatatggccttaattatgttgaggtaggttccctctatgcacactttctggagagtttttatcataaatgggtgttgaattttgtcaaaagctttttctgcatatattgagattgatcatatggtttttattcttcagtttgttaatatggtgtatcacattgattgatttgcatgtattgaagaatccttgcatccctgagtatctttgtctggttttggtatcagggtgatggtgtcctcataaaatgagtttgggagtgttccttcctctgccattttttggaagagtttgagaaagatgggtgttagctcttctctaaatgtttgatagaattcacctgtgaagccatctggtcctggacttttctttgttggaagattttaaatcacagtttcaatttcattacttgtcattggtctgttcatattttctatttcttcctggtttggtcttggaagcttatacctttctaagaatttgtccatctcttccaggttgtccattttttcctctccctctttttcttgatgagtctggctaaaggtttatcaattttgtttatcttttcaaagaaccagcttttagttttattgaactttgctattgttttcttcgtttctagttcatttatttctgctctgatctttatgatttatttccttctactaactttgggttttgtttgtccttttttctctagttcctaagtgtaaggttagattgtttatttgagatttttcttgtttcttgaggtaagcttNNNNNNNNNNNNNNNNNNNNNNNNNNNNNNNNNNNNNNNNNNNNNNNNNNNNNNNNNNNNNNNNNNNNNNNNNNNNNNgagtcctctccctctttttcttgatgagtctggctaaaggtttatcaattttgtttatcttttcaaagaaccagcttttagttttattgaactttgctattgttttcttcgtttctagttcatttatttctgctctgatctttatgatttatttccttctactaactttgggttttgtttgtccatatgcacttgagaagaaagtgtaatctgctgttttcagatggaatgtcctataaatatcaattaaatctatctggtctatgtgtcatttaaagtttgtgtttccttattaattttctgtctcgATGATCTGCCTgtttgtgtaagtgaggtgttaaagtcccccactattattgtgttactgttgatttcctcttttatagctggtagcatttcccttatgtattgaggtgctcctatgttgggtgtatatgtatttataattgttatatctattcggattgatcccttgatcattatgtagtatccttccttgtctcttgtaacattttttattttaaagtctatttgatatgagtattgctactctatcttttgtcctataaatatcaattaaatctatctggtctatgtgtcatttaaagtttgtgtttccttattaattttctgtctcgATGATCTGCCTgtttgtgtaagtgaggtgttaaagtcccccactattattgtgttactgttgatttcctcttttatagctggtagcatttcccttatgtattgaggtgctcctatgttgggtgtatatgtatttataattgttatatctattcggattgatcccttgatcattatgtagtatccttccttgtctcttgtaacattttttattttaaagtctatttgatatgagtattgctactctatctttcttttgatttccatttgcatggaatatctttttctccttgtttttgtatccattcagcaagcctgtgtcttttggttggagcatttaatccattcacgttttaggtaattatcgatatgtatgttcctattaccattttcttaattgttatgggtttgtttttgtaggtccttttcttctcttgtgtttcccacttagagaagtccctttagcatttgttgtagagctggtttggtggtgctgcattctcttagcttttgcttgtctgtaaggctttttttttttttattcctatcaAATCCAATATAATCAactgaaaaatttataaaataattagttaaCATATAAAATGTCACTAGGAATAAAATAATCAGTTTTGGCTTTTcatctgttctcttttttaaaaaatttttaaattttatttatttttttatacagcaggttcttattagtcatcaattttatacacatcagtgtatacctgtcaatcgcaatcgcccaattcatcacaccacaccaCCCCCCCACTTACCCGcgttgtctgtaaagcttttgatttctccatcaaatctgaatgagatccttgccaggtagagtaatcttggttgtaggttcttccctttcatcactttaaatatattgtgccagtcccttctggcttgtagagtttctgctgagaaatcagctgttaaccttatgggagttcccttgtatgttatttgtcatttttcccttgttgctttcaataatttttctttgtctttaatttttgtcagtttgattactatgtgtcttggcgtgtttcttcttgggtttatcctgactgggactctctgtgattcctggacttgggtggctatttcctttcccacgttagggaagttttcaactataatctattcaaatattttctcgggtcctttctctcttctccttctgggacccttataatgcgaatgttgttgtgtttaatattgtccccaaagtctcttaggctgtcttcatttcttttcattcctttttctttttttttggagtttaaatgattttatttttagacaaCCTACATgacatgtttttttattttcctcaaaaacaATGCCTCCACTCCAAACAAATCAACATCAAAATGAAGAGCTCAAGGTGACATCAGTCCCATTTGTCTAAGTCCTGGTTTTATGTGGATGAAAAGCAGCAGCCAGCCAGTTATGATGAGCAGGTGATAGATCCAAACAGCcaaatttgttaacatttttccatttctagacCATCcttaaagaaaatcatatttgGAGTCACACCATCCTCACAGTAGTCCAGGAGAGCAACCATGCCATCTGGATTCATGTTTTCACCAATAAAGAGCTGATAGTTTTTGAAATTAGCAAGGATGTGCTTGATTTGTTCTGCAGTCCCTGTCATAAAAGGTTTTACTCTTTCTGGTCTCTGTTCTTCAAGCTTCCCTTTGATTGACCTCATGTAATCCTTGATGTACTTCTTGTAGGCTTCTTTTGTGAAGCTGGTTTCTTGCAAGTGATTGTTCATGACAATATCCACACCAGTGATTACTGTGCCTTCGGTACCTTTGCCCTCAGGGCCTTCAGAGGAGGCATTTCCACCAATGAGCGAGTCATCAATGTTACCCTCTCTCCTACTGACCATCTTCCCCTCCACCTCCAGACACAGCCTGTCCGCAACCTCCCGGATCTTGTACATGTCAGAGAACATCTCATCATGGCTGATGAGGTCCCGGTAGATGATCATGATGGCGACTGGAGGGAGACAACAGTGGCACTAGCTTAGTAGGAGCCCGGAGCTCAGAGCGAGCGCGGTGCAGCCGAAGTGGCgctcggggggagggggagggggtggaaaagccattcttttttctttattctgttccactgcagtgaattccaccattcagtcttccagttcacttatccattcttctgcctcagttattctgctattgattccttctagtgtatttttcatttcagtgatcgtattgttcatttctgtttgttttttatttgtttgttattttatttgtttgttatttaattcttctaggtgtttgttctttaattcttctaggtctttgttaaacacttcttgcatcttctcaatctttgcctccattctttttccgaggtcctggatcatcttcatatcattattctgaactctttttctggaaggtttcctatctctgcttcatttagttgtttttctggggttttatcttgttccttcatctggtacaaagtcctcgggcttttcattttgtctatttttctgtgagtctggttttccttccacaggctgcagaagttcttcttgcttctgctgtgtgccctctggtggatgaggctctatgtcattcttttaaaggttgtgccctgccccttccctcctgtttcaaaaccagcaaggacagggacttccctggtggcgcagtggttagactctgtgctcccaatgcaggaggcccgggtttgatccctggtctgggagctagatcccacaagcatgcagcaactaagagttggcatgccacaactaaggagctggtgagctgcagctaagacccaatgcaaccaaataaataaataaatattaaaaaaaaaaaaacaaacaaaccacacacactagagctgattaaaaaaaaaaaaaaagaaccagaaaggACAAAGTCTGTGAGGGGGGAATGTGCTTATGTGTTCTGGGAATAGCAAAGAGGCTGGTTTGGCTGGAGCCTGGTAAGCCAGCAGGGAGCAGTGGATTGAGATCCAAAAAGTGGAGAGGACCTTACAATGGTAGAGAACTTGAGGTTGATTCTACTCTGAGAGATGGTAAGCATTGGAGCGTTTTACAGAGTGGTGTCATGAtctgaatttacatttt includes these proteins:
- the LOC102990586 gene encoding translationally-controlled tumor protein-like, with protein sequence MIIYRDLISHDEMFSDMYKIREVADRLCLEVEGKMVSRREGNIDDSLIGGNASSEGPEGKGTEGTVITGVDIVMNNHLQETSFTKEAYKKYIKDYMRSIKGKLEEQRPERVKPFMTGTAEQIKHILANFKNYQLFIGENMNPDGMVALLDYCEDGVTPNMIFFKDGLEMEKC